From Neofelis nebulosa isolate mNeoNeb1 chromosome X, mNeoNeb1.pri, whole genome shotgun sequence:
tcagttaagcgtctgactttggctcaggtcatgatctcccggttcatgggttcaagccccgtgttgggttctgtgctgacagctcagagcctacagcctgcttcagaatctgtgactccctctctgcctttaccatgctcacactctgactcactctctctctctctctttctctctctctctctctcaaaaataaacataaaaaaattaaaattatatatttgaatttgtttttatttgaaattacatatattgtacattttttatttgaaatttgcaATTTGTGTGTGTTGAATATATGCCAACCTACCTCCGCTTGCTGACTTTACAGATAGCTTCTGTATTAAATAGTAATAGTATTTAGCCAGGTTTCAAATAAGATTGTAGTGCAGAGCAAAAGGATAGGCAgggaaaagacattttatatttttagtctcCTAATAACGTGTGTATTTTGTCAcccactgatttatttatttgtgccttATTTACTGAGTGCCAATCGTGTGCCAGCCATGGCACCAAGTGCTGGGAATACTAACTAGATTCTTGACCTGGCAGTGTTCAAAGTCTAGTGAGAAAAGCACACATGAAATTAGAATTACAAAGCAAGTGTGATTTGAGAAAGggttttttaaaagtgctttggGACCACAGAAGAGGGTGTGATGGAGACTGCTCAGAGGAGGCTACAATGCTTTCACCAAGGAGGGGTGTCAGTGCAAAAGGAACAAAccttttagaatttctttaaaaaaaaaagaattttattcgAGTCCAAGTGAGGAAAGCTGCCTGGGATACACAGTCTTCAAAAGAAGGGAGCGTTTCCAGTAAGGGATCATTTGGTGTAGACTTCTgtacattttatattcataaaaagttataaattttttttaaaagttagagaTTATTAGACAAAGAACTTTTCAGGAAGTTTCAGGCCTTATCTTAACTTCTAGTATACGCAGGGCTATAAGACGTTAATCTCCTGGGACCCAGGGAGgtttcttactttttcttatcttttgtgtTCAGAATGTACctctttggttattttctttgaCAAAAGGCGTTGTACAGTGTGTACTCGGGGCAGAAACAGAGCCCAGGCTTTGAGGTTTTGCTGAGTCATTTTGACCTTGGTAAATGTTACAGTATAGCTTtcctgggagcccaggagcagggccCACAAATactaaaagttgaaaatttcctttattgGGGGACATTTATCTTGGGTATTGAAGGATGAATTGGAGTTTGTCAAGAGTATTAGAAGGGCATTGGAGACTGAGGGAAAATCATGTGCAAAAGCAGATGTTCAGAAAATGGCCAAAAACAAAGTGGGCAGAATGCCGAATGTGCATTTTGAGGGGAGGCAAGAGAATGATGATCATTGAAGCTTAGGAGGGTAGGTGGAAGACCGGTTCATCAGATAcgagttatttttttattattattttatttttaaagcttatttattttgagagagagagagagcaggggagggacagagaaagagggagagagagcatgccaagcaggccccacgcggtcagcatggagcccaatgcggggctcaaacccacaagccatgagatgatgatctgagccaaaatcatgagtctgatgcttaactgactgagccacccaggcgcccccagatactGGTTATTTTTACACAACAGAATGGCACAGCATggtttcatttaattaattagtcaattgctttattttttgagactaACCCAGTTAGTAGTGCAGGTCCACAAAGTCAGATTAATCCAAGTATGAGATGGTGGGAACTTAAATGAAGGCTGTAGCAGTTGaagtagagagaaagagcaagtttTGAAAAAGCACTTCTAAAAATTGTCACAAGGAGACTATGAAGGCACACACACGAGTTGGGTCTTTATGCAGCGCCAGCTGTGCTCAGTCCTAAAGCAAGGTGAACGTAATGAGAAAGCGGGTTCGGGATTCCAAACCCAGTGACATTGGAGCTGTGATTAACTTGGCCTCTTCCCCGCACACGGCGCAGGACCTAAGAGGAGGCACACGACGATCGAGATAACACAGGCGGTAGGAAGTGAACGAGGCCGCCACCAAGTCCGTGTGTGGGCGCGCAGCTGAGAGGAGGCCCCGGGCCCGGTCCGCGCTCGGCCCTCCCGCTCCTTCTGTTCAAGCAGTGAAGGCTCTCCGTTCTCTTCGGCCCGGAGCCTTCGGCGGCAGCTGCCTTTTCAGGCTCTCAGACGCAGAGGGTCACGTCTGTGGGGCCCGACCACTGCAAAAGCCCTCCCCCTTTTAAAGGGATTTGGTCAGTCCTGGGcacctgcacccctcccctgcttctgctgctgATCGGTTCTGGGGTGTCGTCAGCCGGTGCCAGTCTCGGGGAGAGCTCATCGTTGTTAGTACCCTCAGCCGCTTATATCATTGCTCGACGCAGGCCCCTGCTGGACAGGAGTGATTCCATCTTGCTCTCTACAAAAGGCAATAGGACTTGGAGATGGACTCCTCTTCAAGTGAGGAAAAAGCAGAGTTAACCACATCGTTCAGTTGTCCTGCTTGGGAGGCTGGGGGATGGTGATGGCAGAAAGGTTATGAATGATGGATGAGGAATAATGTGTAGGGAAGTATAGGGAGCACATAAGGAAATAAACAACTTTCCCCCTAATTTGATTTTAAACgttacattaaaaatagaaggaaacacATTTTGAGTGGTTatccatcaaagaaaaaaatgtcttcaactCCTGTTTAATTTCCATGGGGAGGATCTGTTTCTCTCAAGATAAGCATCTTTGCTGCCTTTGATGCAAATGGATTGTGGATTTTCGGGTTTCCTGCGGATCAAGATGGGAATGAACAAATGTTGATCCCTCACTGAAAGATTATCCACTTTGctgtacaaattttttttctcctcaaataaaCCCTTTTATTTCAAAGTAATGTTAATTGCTGATCCTGCGtaaatttcttcctcctctttattTCTGTCTCATCTTGCATCAGATTGTCATATGCTTTTCCCAGTAGCTTTATTTTGGGTGAGGAAACATGTTTCAGTATTGTAGGTTGAATAAgactgttgatttattttggagCAATCCTGTATGGTCAGGCATTAATCCTCCTTTTAATGGTGTTTCAGCTGCACTCGGAGCATCAGAATGCAGTCATATTTCAAAGCTTTGAGGATGCAGCAACTGGAGGAAGGTGGTTTCATTACgataggaatatttttaaaggtaaaaaaaattcttaccaaCTTTAAATGATGTGTTGTATTCTAGAATGGAAAGATCAAATGTTACAGTATTGTTATTTAAGAGTATTGGCATCAGTTCATCGGTAAGATAAGCAATGCTTAAAATAAAAGACTGTTACAAATATATTCCAGATGGTATAAAATTGTGCTGTCCAATAAGGTATCCATAAGCCCATGTGtggctattgaacacttgaaatgagGCTAGTGTAATTGAGgaaatggattttttattttattttaataagtttgATTTAAATATAAGAACTGATACTCAATTCAGTTATTGGAAAACTTTTAAGAATGTTTGGAGCGACGTGGGTATGTGTATCTACATTTTCAAGTAAAATCGGAATCaagtatttctgatgaaaattttGCATCTAATTTGATATGTACTCTACGTGTAAAATacacaacagatttttaaagcttagtatggaaaaaatggaaactcaATTGttcatattgattacatgttgaaatgacagTCTTTTCAGTGTATTTGGCAAAAATATGTTATCAAAAGCAATTTcacctttaactttttaaatgtggctcctagaaactttaaaattaccTTTGTGGTTTGTATTACATTTCTACTTTTAGGCATTGGTGTAAAAGGATGAAGGTAAATAATGCTAAATAAATACTGGTTAAAATgtgaaatgagttaatatattcTAAATGGCATAAAAAGATAAAGGCGAACAGCTATGGGAAATGATCTGGAAAGGAACTGATATTTATGAGTGCTCTGTgactgtatgttagctaagtGCATCATTTATCTTCCCCAGAGGTCTCTGATGGCAACGCTGtcctctccatttttcagatgaagtgAAGCTCGATGAAGTTAAGTGCTCTCCTGCCACGTCATGCAGTTATCCGCTGGAGAAGTCAACGGCAAAGCTGTGGACCACACTCTGTGGCGCCTGTCAGCTCCTGTAGCTTCAGCAGGTGCAGACCTTCCCTGGAGGCTGTTTTCAGGGTACCAGGATTTGTTTGAATCAGGTGTGGTTAAATGACTGTCgtgaaagaagaatttttttaaaagttatgtatctattttgagagagagagagagagagagagagagagagccgggaaGGACCAGAAAGgttgtgggggagagagaatcccaagcaggtcctgcactgttagtgcaggaCCCGACGCTGGCCTCGATCttaccaaccatgaaatcatgacctgagccaaaatcaagaatcagacagatgtttacccaggtgccccccctcccttttttttttaagttgatgtatttattttgagagctgaGGAGATGAAAAACTAATTTTATCCTACAGTCCTTGAAACAGGAAGgcagggccacacagggaagcACACAGGGAtggccaggaggcagagggaaggaggagaaatccTGGGTGATAGCCTATTGTGGTTTCTGGGGGAAGGAAGGCATAAGGTAGTATAAACAGAAAGATTGGCCTCTTCAAATAGTTTCAGTAGGCTCTACTGTATAGAGGCTGTCCCTAGTTGTCTGGTGTCTCGTCCTGGGGTGGTGAGGGCACAGGAATAGTGGCCAAGCATGTAAGAGCCCTATAAAGGAGGTGGTTGTTTCCTCATGAAAGGCACTGTCCCAGGGTGTTTGTTCTCTCTAGGAATTAGCTAACCCTGAGAGGGGCCGCCCCCTTAGCGTCAGCAAGTCCTCACATATCAAAGCATCAAATACAGAAACTGGAACACATAGTTATTACACTGAGGCTTGAGGACGTGGGCATGAGCTGAAAGCTGGGCCTTACTACACTCTGCCTGGCTGGAGAGCTTCAGCCACCAGCGCCCCTGTAGGCCAAGTATGAGTGAGGCTCCCGGGGGCTGAGGCTAATGGAGCAGGGGCACCTTTCCCTGCAGACTGTGGTTTTGAGCCTATCCGTGTGTTCTGTGTATGCTTTCATTCACTGGTATTTATAACATCCTAGATTGTCAGTTTCATTTCGATACTATAGATTCTTCTTCGATAATCACCAAGAGTCCTATTTAAATTCACATTCTATAACAATTCCAGAGTGagatgtcagtttttaaaaatattttctcatttattgttCTTCAGCTACACATCACAAAGAGCTGCAGAAATTGGTGGATACTTTGCCATCAATCAAGCATAAGGTAATTTCCCCCCCTAAATcacttgaaatacattttatgtttaatCTCCGAGTGGAGACGCTGACAAGGCGCCCTGGAGCACAACTCGCCACTGCCTTGGTTCTGCCGCCATGCCACTGAGCGCTCGGCACTCGGGAACACGGTGCCGTCCCCTCCTCTGCTCCGACACCTGCACACCTGCGTCTTCGAAGTCCCCGTGGGAACACTTAGACCAGCCCTCTTGGCTAGACCTCCCATCCCGCAGGCGGGGAGCAGGGAAGAGTGGGACGGACACTTGGCTTGGCTAGCTGTGAAGAACAGTTACCCGTTCCGTCCGGCCCGTCCGCATGGACGCCTCTGTCCAGGCCCCAGGATTAACTGTTGCCTCTTGAGGATCCCAAAGGGGCTGTTCCCTGGAAGTCCTCctcttccctgtctccccctcttctccccacctcagtccctccccactgcctctttccctctccctccctctcactctccctcttttgccttgcctgtctctttctccccttttgaTGCAGGAGCCTGGCTGCCTCTACTTTGCGTTGTGTTTTAGAAAGGAGAATTCTGTTCGTTTCTCTTGAGAAAGACAAGCTTCCTTGTTCATGCACCAGCTACCACCTGAcgcctcccgcctcccgcctcccgAAGAGTTCAGAGGAGACTGGCACCTGCAGCAAACTCACGACAATGGAGGGGGAAAGTGCTTTTGGCGGTGTTCCCATGGAGGATGATCAGAAATACATAGTTAATTACAGGAGCAGTGCGCGGGTGTGATTCTGTCCGAAGGTGCCCAGAGATACTCTAGACCACTGCTGGTCCCCAGATTCCCCTCGAATCATCGCCTCATCATCTGATTTCTGAGTGGTTTTCATCACAAAATGATGACTCGgtgtccccttctctttgccaGGACACCCTTGTGGAATTTGGGTCATTTGATCCTTCCTGCCTGATGCCCGCCTGCCCAGATTACTGGACCTACTCAGGGTCCCTGACTACCCCGCCCCTCTCCGAGTCTGTCACCTGGATCATTAAGAAGCAGCCCGTAGAGATTGATCACGATCAGGTATGTTCTTTCCACCTTTCTGTATGAGGACATGCTAGTCTGCCCCTTTAACACAAGGCTGGGCTCAAACTTTGGCATCGGTTTTGAACATCTTGTAACGcttctacatttttattaaaatttgctAACATCTTGTCTCAGTTTGGACATGAATTTGGAGATACTTCAAATTAACTGGAGAGAGGAGTTAAAACATAGAAGAGCATAagctttttgctttcattttggaCAATATCCTGTCTTTTACCATATATACATTGTGTAGAATCTCTGTAAAACTTAAGACTTTTAAATggaaggcaaataccatatgatttcactcctatgtgaaatttacaaaacacaacagatgaacataggggaagggaaggaaaaaagataaaaagagagagggagcaaaccataagagacttctaaagacagagaacaaactgaggattgctggagggatggtgggtggagggatgggccgaatgggtgatgggcattaaggagggcactcgttgggatgagcactgggtgtcatacgtaaGTGCTGAGTCActtggttctactcctgaaaccaatactatactgtatgttaactaacttgaatttaaagaaataaattttaaaaactaaatgaatggaaaaatgaaggCTGGAAATGACTGTGTTCAAAaccctttgattttcttttctttattattgtagTGGAcacgcaatgttacattagtttcaggcgtacagcatggtgatttgacaactccatatgttatgctgtgctcaccacaagtgtagtcaccatctgtcataCAACTCTATTACACTACCATTGACTGTTTtccctgtgtgtttttttttttttttacctttcaatCCCCATGGCTTAACTAATTTCCTTAATTACTAATTTTCCCCATGACATTACTAGAATCCTatacctccctctccctttgacccatttttcccattccccccaatactcccctcccctctggcaaccttcatacatagtttgttctctgtatttgtgcaAAAACCCTTAATTTTCTTAAGAGAAGCTTCCTGTGGAATTTCAAGGTAAAGATAGAACCCGACAATGTCTATACAGAAATTTTACTCAGTCAAAAATTTTGACTTGGTATTTGTTTTCGTTTAGAATCTAAGTTTAAGTGGTGGGTACTACATGAACACGCAAAATGTTGTTTAATTTATAAGTGAatgaaacagtaataataattgcttttatttgtttgttttggaatttaattaattaaaaactttttacaaGGACAAAAGCTTCCAAGTTCTTTTTTGTGAAGCCAAGATAACAGTGAAACCAAAACCCACCAAAGATTGGATACCTCCCAAAAAGTAAATACTAGGCCAGTATCTCtcaagaatatttagaaaaaaagaaagcttaattATTAGAAACAGAATCTACCAGTACATCAGAAGAAATATACACTTTGTCCacataagatttttttctgaaatgtcagTATTAGGAATGATATATTATGATTAATAGACTTCATCCTGTCAGCAAAGCTAAAGGGAAGActcatatttcattttcataaattcCTAAAGCTCATTTGACAAAATTGATCatgtattttttgtaaaaatttttattgaaatgagaATTCCCTAAGTTGATAAAGTAGATTAATGTCAGCTCAGAAGTAAATAGTATGCCTAGTATGGAAAGGATATCTACTAACTCCACTATAATTAgcatatgaaattttaaattggTTAAATTCTGGTAGCAGCCAATGTAGTTAGaccaaaaaaagataaaggaaatgagaaaagcaatTAGCAGAGTACCATATTAATTTATAGACATCAATTCCTTGGATATATGTAAGTCACAGAAGATACAATGGAAGAAAGGTCTGTACTTAAATGgaaactcaaaaactaaaataccTTGGAATGAACTTAAAATGTTACCAAGAAAACTCAAGCGTTCCTAAAGGACACAAAaaactctttcaaataaaattcatACCATGTTATTGAATAGAAAGATTTCATAAAGACACCCTTGATGTCAATTCTTAAGTTGCAATTTTCCATGAATATTCTCCATGCATTTGATGTCCCAAGAAAGATATCAATATTTACATTGTGGGGTGCTGTCCTGTGTATTTTAAgatgtttagcagtatccctggcctctacccacagGATGCCAGTAGTTCCCCAAGgagtgacaaccaaaaatgtctccatacattctgtgtgtctgttgCAAACTCACCCCTGGTTGAGCACCACTCGTATGTGCTAACCTCTAATAACAACTAATAAGTGAAATCCTTTATTGCTTAGTGTGTAAAAAAAGGCTTAATTAATCAGTGCATTGGTTTACCAGTAAAGGCGTAGGAATGATTCATTTATTACTGCCTGTAGCTCACCCAGAGAACTGGTTTGTTGGAGGATTCTTTAGCTACAAAACAGTCTTCGGGAACCTCCAGAAACTGAATTTCCCCTTCAGAGGCCCCGACCCCGCTGCACTGCGATCATGGGCCGCTACCTGGGCACACCCATGGCCACGCTGCCACGCCTGGCCCAGAAGCGAGGTTCCCTCTGGCCCAGGCCCACCCACTGCCACCCGGGCCCGGATGGGAGCCATAGCCTCTCCTGGGTCCGCAGCCAGCCCACCCCCAACATGCCACCCTGCTGGGACCATGCCAGAGTCTGGAGGGTGATGGTCCCCAAGGCCTGGAGAGCTTTCACTGCAAGCCACCCCTCCAAATCTTCATGGGGTTGGATTTTTACAGTGATCACAAGAATTTGATGAAGTGGCTGTGAAGTGCTCAATACCCTGCACACACCTGGAGCCTGGTGACAATCGAACTCACTCCTGCAGAGCGCAGAGGGAAATGCTACAGGTGCCTGCCTATCCACGAGCCCCCGGGGCCCTATGCCAAGGAGGCCTCGCTGAGGGCCCCTAGCAGatgcaagaaaggaaaacagagaatccTCAGACCTGTCTGCTTCAAACCTCCCAGGccaagagaaagaggcagagcccGGGCCAGGCCATCCTCCTTCAGGCCTGTATGGAGAGACAGAATGGTCCCTTCCTTTGTGCCCGGGCCTGGGCCTCCGAGGTGAGGCCTCTGCTCCTGGTGACCTGGGCCTACCTGCCTCAAGGACACAGCGCCGTGGCCTAGGCTGCCGAGCAGATCAGTActccccagggcctgggcctcCTGCGGCCTGATGTCTCCCCCGTATCCTGAGTCAGAGCCCTGCCACCTCCACCTCctgagactcaaacccacagTTGTTTCACTCTGCCCTACCCCCACATGGGCCCCTGACACCCCCGGTCAGCCCTCTCCCCCGCAGCTGGCGGCTCCACCAAGCCCCCAGACCCACTCCCTTGACCCTGCAGAGCCCACACTGAAGAAGCTCTCCAGCTACCCAAACCTCTGCCTTCCTTGTGCCCACCCAGTCCTCCCACCTGTTCCCACACTCATCGGGAAGGCATGCTTCTCCCCTACTTCCCCACTTTGTGAAGTGAAAATGGCGTTCTTgttttagataaaaataatagaCAGCTTTATGATCACAGAGAATGTCATTGTCTTTCTTTCAGATGTACATATGTTAGGATTGCGTCTACACTGTGAATTCACCCTGGCCTTGTAGCATCTGGGAccaaataattctttgttctttgtttcatacacacattgtgaaaataaaaaactgtCTCCAATCCTTGCCAAATATTCCAGGgcggggcaggggatgggggaatCACTcagaagcaaaaaaacaaaaccactggtGGAGAACATCTGAGGGACAGTGGCCACTCTGGCAGAAACAGCCAAGTTTGGTCTCCTAGtatgtgatattttaaaacacagcaaAGAGCAAGATGGCGGAggagcatggaaggttttttttgcgTCTCATCGCTTAAAACAGCAAAGACAGAGACAACAGACTGAAGTGGTACATGCTTGGAACAGACGTCCCCCAATTTCGTAGCATGCTGTGGTGTGAATGATTCAAAGACTGGGCCCGTGAATcatcaaaaatgcaaattaaaaaaaataagctactCATTTAAGTGCCTCAGGttggcaaaaatgaaaatgctaaataATACGAAATGCCGGTAAAGACGCAGAGAATCGGCATCCGAGGCAGTGCTGTGGGTGTGAACGCATCCAGCCACTCTGCGGTGGCACTTGAGAGTGTGCCCTGGAGCATAGTGTGCCTCCCAGAAACTCTCTTGcacacacaaaccacacacacacacacacacacagattggcGAGGATGTTCTCCCCAGCACTCTTTGTCAGAGCAGACAACTGGATAACCTAA
This genomic window contains:
- the LOC131501973 gene encoding carbonic anhydrase 5B, mitochondrial-like isoform X2, which encodes MQLSAGEVNGKAVDHTLWRLSAPVASAGADLPWRLFSGYQDLFESATHHKELQKLVDTLPSIKHKDTLVEFGSFDPSCLMPACPDYWTYSGSLTTPPLSESVTWIIKKQPVEIDHDQLTQRTGLLEDSLATKQSSGTSRN